GTTTTACTGGGAAAAGAAATCCAAGTTGCCAGAAAGGAAAGAAAATGGTCGGAACAAGTGCTTGCAGATCGAATCGGGATTTCGCGAACTACTTTGCAAAAGATAGAAGCAGGGGATATGACAGTGGCCATTGGTTTGGTTTTCGAAGCGGCCGTGATCCTTGGCATTCCTATTTTTCTAGAAGAGAATCCATCCCTTTCCAAATCCATTCGGAACACAACAGACAAGTTGACTTTGTTACCTAAACGCATTCGTAACAAAATAAAGAAGGTGAAAGATGACTTCTAAAGAAGCCTTTGTTTGGATTTGGTTAGAAGGCCAAGTGGATCCAATCGTCTGTGGTAGGATCGAAGAAGAGAATGGATTTTATTATTTTAACTATGGACGAAGTTATCTAGAGAAGTCGAAAGAGAACTCCAAAACCTTTTCCATCTATGAACCAGAGTTACCACTGATAGAAGGACGATTGCCTCTCCTTCCCGAACTCAAGATGCCAAATGCGATTCGCGATGCATCACCAGATGCTTGGGGAAGGCGTGTCATTCTCAATAAAATTTCTGGATCCAATGCAAAAGAGAAAGATACCAATGATCTCAGTGAATTGTTATATCTTTTGGAATCAGGCTCCGATCGAATTGGTGCTCTCGATTTTCAAGAATCACCAACTGAGTACAAGCCAAGACAGAATGCAAATGTATCCTTAGAAGACTTATTGAGGTCTTCCGAAAAAGTAGAGAAGGGGATTCCTCTCAGCCGTGAATTAGATATGGCGCTTCTGCATGGAACTTCCATAGGTGGTGCGAGACCAAAAGCGCTCGTGGAAGAGAAAGAGTCCAAGTATGTGGCAAAGTTTTCTTCGACAGATGATTATTACCATGTCGTGAAGGCCGAGTACATTGCCATGCGTCTTGCAAAACTTGTGGGAATCGATGTCGCTCCGGTCAAACTCGTTCGAGCTGCAAACAAAGATGTGCTTCTCATCAAACGATTTGATCGAGTCCGATTGAAACATGGTTGGGGAAGAAAACGTGTTGTGTCTGCCTTAACACTCTTTGGTCTCGATGAGATGATGGCACGATATACAAGTTATGAAACCCTCTGTGAAATCATTCGCCATCGTTTTCAAAGTCCAAAAGAAACCTTAGAGGAGATCTTCCAAAGACTAGTCTTTAATATCCTTTGTGGCAACACCGACGACCATGCAAGAAATCATGCTGCCTTCTGGGATGGAAATTCTCTAACGCTTACACCGGCCTACGATATTTGCCCTCAGGCACGATCTGGGAACGAAGCATCACAAGCCATGCTCATCTTCGGCGATGACAGAAGGAGTCGAATCGAAGTTTGTCTCAATGCTCGCAGTCAATTTCTACTTTCGAAAGCTAGGGCGATAGAGATTGTGAAACACCAAATCCAAACCATTGAGAAAAAATGGAAGTCTGTTTGTGACGAAGCCGAGTTAAGCCAGGTGGACAGAAATCTACTCTGGAAACGACAGTTTTTGAATCCCTATTCGATGGAAGGTGTAAAGGGGTAAGAAAAAGTAAAAATGAGTAGTTTAATATTGACTTTAAAACACTCATGAGTAGTTTAAAGTCAGCATGAAAAAACTCAGGTATCTGCACCCGTATTTAGAAGACGTTTTAAACCGAAAAATGTTGTTTATTGGCGGTCCCAGGCAAGTTGGTAAAACGACTCTTGCCTTGCAATACCTGAAACCACCATCCGTTAAAAATCCAGGTTATTTGAATTGGGACAGAAACAGTGACAAAGTTCTGATTTTAAAAGACCAACTTCAGCTGAGTCAAAGTAAAACGATTGTTTTGGATGAAATCCACAAATATAGTAAATGGCGAAATCTCATCAAAGGTTTATATGATAAACACTTTGAGGACAATCGGTTTATTGTTACAGGTTCGGCACGATTGGATACATTTCGAAAAGGTGGTGATTCTCTTCTTGGGAGGTATCGCTATTTTCGATTGCATCCTTTCTCTGTTTCGGAGATGAGTAAACATCCAAACCAATCCGACATGGAGCTTCTATTAAAGTTTGGTGGATTTCCTGAGCCATTATTTGCGCAGAATGAAAACGAACATCGAATCTGGCAGAATGACCGGATGGTGAAAGTTGCCTCTGAAGACATTCGCGATTTAGAAACTATAAAGGATATCTCTTCTCTATTGTTACTTGCGGAAATTTTGCCATCAAGAGTTGGATCGCCACTTTCCTTGAAAAGTGTGGGAGAAGATTTGTCTGTTTCTCAACCAACGGTAGAAAGGTGGGTGGAAGCTCTCTCATCATTATACTATTGTTTCTCGATCCTACCCTATGGAACTCCAAAGATCAGGGCCGTCAAAAAACTAAAAAAACTATATATGTGGGATTGGTCGCAAGTAGAAGAAAGAGGATTTCGATTTGAGAATCTTGTCGCAAGTCATTTGCTAAAGTATTGTCATTTCATTACAGACACGCAAGGCTTTCCAATGGAAGTGAGATACCTACGTGATACGGATGGAAGAGAAATTGATTTTGTCATTCTAAAAAATAAAGTTCCCATCTTTGCTGTTGAATGCAAAACAGGCGACAAGGCTTTGAGTCGCCACATTGAATATTTTAAAGCTAGAACAAAGATTCCTGAGTTTTACCAAGTCCACTTAGGAAAGAACGATTTTGGTTCAAATGCAAACGGAAGAGTCATTCCTTTTACAAAATTCTGTAAAGAACTGGGGTTGGTATGAAAAGGTGAGTTAGGGATATTCTAAAGATATGTCGATTCGGAGTAAGAACTGAAGATCAAAATGTGATTTTTTCAATTGCAATCAGGTCCATTTGATGCCTTTGGTTTTCTAATCGATTGACCGAATACAGTTTCTTCAGGTCAGCTAGCTTCTTTATTTGGGTATAAAAAAACCCTCCACTTTTTGATCCTTTAAAAAATAAATAATAATTCGGTTTGAAATATTTTGCCTGAAGTTTTTGAAGGTCTTCTAAAAAATGATATATGTATAACTGAAATTCTGACTTATAGACAGGAGATTTACATTCTCCGCAGTAATACCCTTTTCCAGATGTAAATTTGGTATCAATGGAAAGATCAAACAACAAATCCTTTCGTTCCTCACCCAAGGAATACCAAATGTCTGCTTCATTTTTAGAAACAAATAAAGAAAGCCTCTCATTGATTCCTTCGAATGTATACTCTGAATGTCCTTTCCGAGTTTTCCCTTTGACTAAAGGAAACATTAATTCTTTGTTTATCTTATCTAGATTAGAAACAAGAAATGATTGTAGACCTATGATTCTTGTCATATAACAACTTTCTCTGCTCTCAGTAATTGGAACTTCATTTTTGAAAATTGATTCGGTCTTTGTTTTCCACCATCTATTGATGTCTTTTTTTCCGGGAGCTTTCCAGAGGCCAATAAGCTAAACATTTCTGATTTTTTTAAGATCAATGAAAGGAATAGATCCAAGGTTTTACTTTCAACAATCGATATGTAATGATTCTTTTTGAGTGATTTGTTTTGAAATGCTTTCAGTGAGTCAATGAAATGATGTTTGATGAATTCATTTCGATTCTTGAATCTCTTTCTTTTTTTACACCCTGAACAAAAGTGCATACCCTCTTGATCGATACTGGGACTAATATCAAGATCGACCAACGTTTCATAATTGTTTTCCTTTAATTGGTATTGGATTTTTGCCGAATCTCGAAATATTTCCAAATATAAATTTTCATTAATGCCAATGAATTGATAAAATACCTTTTTGTTCTTTTGTGCATTGGGAACCAATGGATATTTTAATTCTCTATTCAGAGATTTGTAATTCTTATCTATCCATTTGTTTAATGCGAAATTTTGATCTGATTCCATGATTTGTTGCGATCTTGCTTTTCCTCTCTACAGATCAATATTACTAAAAGGATTCATCAAAATCGGAAAAAGAAATTCCGAACCCACCAACTCTTATGTGTTACATTCAATGATGTTCCACCGTCAGAAGAAGTTTTCTGCCTTGGAATGAATCTACAAATTTAAAGAGGAATTTAAATGAAAGCATTGAAACTATACGGCGGTATTTTTGGATCCGTCATCATTTTACCTACATCGACCATTGTCTTATTTGGTTTTGCCATGGGATCTATGTTCAACCAAAATGCGAGTATCAGCACAGGTTTGGTATTGTCTGCACTCACATTACTTGGGGCATTTGCAGTTCCACCATTGACCATTCTCAACTATCTAAGCCCAAACAATAGTCAATCTATATCAGCATCGATCATTGTTCTTGGGGTTGGAATTATCTCTACATTGTCTTTGGTCTTTAACATCATTGATACAGGATTCAATAAAGTTTCTATAGTGGTTTTGATTGCGGCTTTGTTGATTTTAGCGAGTGGTTATTTGCAATTAGCAAAGAAAGAGTAGGGTTGAGATATCTGTTTTGGGAAGGTCGTAAGGCCTTCCTGTATGGGGGGTGATGGTAAGTAACTTCATTGTATTCTTATATAGATTCTGTAATTGAATCGATTATGTCTACCCTTCCGATGGAATTTAAAATTTGAGATTTTACTTTATTGCATTTTTTTAAGAAAAATAGCTCCTTTTGGTGAAAAAATAAGCAACCTATCCTTTGTTATTGGAGTTTGCAAAAACATGAATTACCTGCGATATTCTTATAAAACTTCAGCTTTGTTGACAAATATTGTCCGAATTTGCAAAAATAGCATTTGGGATTATGCAGAAAAAGTGGGATGAAGATACAATAACGGTTCCTCCAATTAAATGGGCAGGAGGAAAACGTTGGCTAGTCAGCCATTATCCCAATATTTTCCCAAAGAAATATAACACATACTATGAGCCTTTTTTGGGCAGTGGTGCAGTCTTTTTTTACTTGAAACCAGAAAAATCAGTTTTAAGTGATTTGAATGCAGAATTAATCGAGTTCTATCAAACTTTGCAAAAATCTCCCTTTGCTCTTCAGAGGAAACTAATGGATCATCAGTCCTTTCACTCTGAGGAATATTATGATCTTATCCGAAAATCTTATCCCAAAAAAAGAGTCGATCGTAGTGCTAGATTTTTATATTTAAATCGATCCTGTTGGAACGGCTTATATAGAGTAAATAAAAAAGGCGAGTTCAATGTTCCAATTGGGAACCGAACCAATTTTCAATTAAAAACAGATGATTATCGATTGGTATCAAATCTATTACAAAATGCAGAGTTAAATATTTCCGACTTTGAAAAGACAATCAATCGGGCGAATCGAGGTGATTTTATCTTTGTGGATCCACCTTATACTGTGATGCACAATGAAAATGGTTTTGTAAAATACAATCAAAAGATCTTTTCTTGGGGTGATCAAATCAGATTAAAAGCATGTCTTGATCGTGCAAAAAAAAGAGGAGCTAAGATTTTAATCACGAATGCAGCTCATCGTTCCATAGAACAATTATATTCTGAACATTTTTATATCAAAAAGTTAAATCGACTAACAAATCTTTCGGCCAATAGTTCTTCTCGAGGAATTACCGAAGAGTATATAATATCATCTTATAAAATTGAAGTATAGGTCCGGAGAAGTGATGAAAGATTTTTTAGAAACTACACTTGGTCAAGACAATCCGATCAGGATATTAAATGATTTTTTAAAACGAGAAGAGCATCTTGCGAATTCGGGCAATACTTCTGAGTATCAAAAAATGCGATTTGTGGGTTATATATTAGATATAAGCTTTGAATCCGCAACAGTCATTACATCCGATCCTTTAAAGCAAGCTGTTGGAGGAATACCAAGAGGTTCCTTCTTGATCATGGCCCCGGAGAATTTCGAGAAACTTCCATTACATTTTACTCTTTTAAGAGTGATGGCTTCAGCAGAAACTCCTTTAAAACGAGATGTTCA
The DNA window shown above is from Leptospira paudalimensis and carries:
- a CDS encoding helix-turn-helix transcriptional regulator, whose protein sequence is MKITRTYSKMAKEASVLLGKEIQVARKERKWSEQVLADRIGISRTTLQKIEAGDMTVAIGLVFEAAVILGIPIFLEENPSLSKSIRNTTDKLTLLPKRIRNKIKKVKDDF
- a CDS encoding type II toxin-antitoxin system HipA family toxin, with the protein product MTSKEAFVWIWLEGQVDPIVCGRIEEENGFYYFNYGRSYLEKSKENSKTFSIYEPELPLIEGRLPLLPELKMPNAIRDASPDAWGRRVILNKISGSNAKEKDTNDLSELLYLLESGSDRIGALDFQESPTEYKPRQNANVSLEDLLRSSEKVEKGIPLSRELDMALLHGTSIGGARPKALVEEKESKYVAKFSSTDDYYHVVKAEYIAMRLAKLVGIDVAPVKLVRAANKDVLLIKRFDRVRLKHGWGRKRVVSALTLFGLDEMMARYTSYETLCEIIRHRFQSPKETLEEIFQRLVFNILCGNTDDHARNHAAFWDGNSLTLTPAYDICPQARSGNEASQAMLIFGDDRRSRIEVCLNARSQFLLSKARAIEIVKHQIQTIEKKWKSVCDEAELSQVDRNLLWKRQFLNPYSMEGVKG
- a CDS encoding ATP-binding protein; this encodes MKKLRYLHPYLEDVLNRKMLFIGGPRQVGKTTLALQYLKPPSVKNPGYLNWDRNSDKVLILKDQLQLSQSKTIVLDEIHKYSKWRNLIKGLYDKHFEDNRFIVTGSARLDTFRKGGDSLLGRYRYFRLHPFSVSEMSKHPNQSDMELLLKFGGFPEPLFAQNENEHRIWQNDRMVKVASEDIRDLETIKDISSLLLLAEILPSRVGSPLSLKSVGEDLSVSQPTVERWVEALSSLYYCFSILPYGTPKIRAVKKLKKLYMWDWSQVEERGFRFENLVASHLLKYCHFITDTQGFPMEVRYLRDTDGREIDFVILKNKVPIFAVECKTGDKALSRHIEYFKARTKIPEFYQVHLGKNDFGSNANGRVIPFTKFCKELGLV
- a CDS encoding DNA adenine methylase codes for the protein MQKKWDEDTITVPPIKWAGGKRWLVSHYPNIFPKKYNTYYEPFLGSGAVFFYLKPEKSVLSDLNAELIEFYQTLQKSPFALQRKLMDHQSFHSEEYYDLIRKSYPKKRVDRSARFLYLNRSCWNGLYRVNKKGEFNVPIGNRTNFQLKTDDYRLVSNLLQNAELNISDFEKTINRANRGDFIFVDPPYTVMHNENGFVKYNQKIFSWGDQIRLKACLDRAKKRGAKILITNAAHRSIEQLYSEHFYIKKLNRLTNLSANSSSRGITEEYIISSYKIEV